In Chryseobacterium gleum, a single genomic region encodes these proteins:
- the ureA gene encoding urease subunit gamma — translation MHLTPRETEKLMLFLAGELALKRKARGLKLNYPESIALISHFLLEGARDGKKVAELMQEGANLLTKEDVMPGVAEMIHDVQIEATFPDGTKLVTVHNPIR, via the coding sequence ATGCACTTAACACCGAGAGAAACGGAAAAGCTTATGCTGTTTCTGGCAGGCGAACTCGCTCTGAAAAGAAAGGCAAGAGGCCTTAAATTAAACTACCCTGAATCCATAGCACTCATCAGCCACTTCCTGCTTGAAGGTGCAAGAGATGGAAAAAAAGTAGCCGAACTGATGCAGGAAGGCGCTAATCTCCTTACTAAAGAGGATGTAATGCCCGGAGTGGCAGAAATGATCCACGATGTTCAGATTGAAGCCACGTTCCCGGACGGGACGAAG